In Cydia amplana chromosome 13, ilCydAmpl1.1, whole genome shotgun sequence, the genomic stretch agcgtgttaataaTACCAAAACTCACCAATCATCTTAGGATACGGCAGATTCAGATTATCCATAATCTTAATAAACTCCTTCAAATTCTTCGTAAGTCTAGGGTTGTACTTTTTCTCTTCCCCAACAGTCGTTGCCGTCTGTCCTTTATAGTCATGAGCGGGATAAAGTGTATAGTGGTCGGGGAGTGTGAATATTTTAGTATGGACTGAATTGTATAGGGATTCAGATGAGCCTTCTTGGAAGTCTGTTCGTCCGCAGCCGCGGATGAGGAGCGTGTCGCCGGTGAAGGCCATTGCCTGGTAAAAAAGAGAGGATTTACACGAGGAATAGAGAAAAATACGTAAGAAACATTAACGTATGCGTAATCTCTGtcaaatgttaaaaaaatatcgaaGCAGAAATTGTATCTTACTGTTAATTAAACGTCTTTATGTCTGTCTTGAAATTATGGTAAATCGAAAGGAACGACGTCACGAagctgtaggtatattatttctacagtAGGTACACATTCTCTATGAACGAAACCAAAGGTACCTAGTGGAACAATGTGTATGAGTGAGAGCCGAAGCtgtgtttataatatattttcgtTGGTCAAGTAAAAAGATAGTACGATTAATATCACTTGCAGGCAGGGTCCCTTTGTttctcataaagttttaagtcataatgtattgtctgtcacattatcattagtcataaaactgaaaccgttaacttttcaggattttcgtaaggttatcctatagataggttaggtttgttttatggcaatcctgaaaagtgacgcgtttctgaaccaaatgaattatgaaaatgcgggcaaacaatacattatgacttaaaactttttgggaaacaatagacccCTTGCAGGCGTATCaacaaatgaattattattatagcaacagacataggaatccgtggggcaaattttcttgacaggtagggacttcctacatcgataaactcaattattgatgctcgttctatatactagtgatcactcaaaggtttgcttgtaaaaaatatgtttttattaaaagtgtaaaaatcaaataaaataataactcaattcgctttgatttataatcaatcaataaagaggttgagataatattgactatttcatagtgcaataagtattacgccctacctttatataacctagcgattatttaaaatatgctatgtgtgaatttcatacttgtcttcaaaacaatagttacaaaaaacacacaatgttgggggcgatcactagtatatagaacgagcatcatatcgatataggaagtccctacctgtcaagaaatcTTGACTATCAACAATCGACTTTCATTGATTACTTTGATAAGATAAAGTAGTGCAAACAGAACGATGATAATTATAGTAGAGTAAAACAAATGAAACTACTGTAGTGCCGTAGGTAAACATTTAAACAGTAGCTATTATGGGTCGTTTCATTATCATTATTCTCActacaatacaaactataccttaATGGGGTAGTTATATAGGCAATTGCCTAAAAATGTGCTGATTAGCAAGTGCTCATTTTTCTCTCTATGAAATGTCTAaatgttattaattaaatatgtcatTCCGTCGCTTAAGAAACTTCAGCGATCCAACCCTACAGGCGCTCAGTCGTTGAAATAAACTAATCTtaataactattattattttctattctatgataataattatttttcccTACCTGATCATGACAGATGTAAGTCAAGCATCCATTAGTATGTCCCGGCGTGGCCACAGCAAGCAACTTAATCGATCCAACGCTAACGGTTCCTCCATCATTTAAATGGATATCTGCTTGAGCACCTGAGTTGGCCCCAATCACACTTTTGATACCCGGTAAGAGTGATTTGAGCTTCCCCGTGCCTGTTACGTGGTCGGCGTGCATGTGTGTGTTCACTGGAAGGTGAAAATTCAAGTTAAACGAGTTGTCTAAAgctcctgtacggctaccatcagtttggcactgacataaacgccatcgagaatgtaatttactttctatacatctcgctcgtactcgcatattagtgcgaacgagatgtatagaaagtaaattacgttctcgatggcgtttatgtcacttTTGTTATTGTCagtaactcatggtacgggttcaGGAACAGACATGCAACGCACTTTGCCGTtaagcaacactcttaactgacaATAGGTGCACTTTGTTCCTTGGAATAATATTTACgaattgttgaaaaaaaaaatctttgacaCAATTTCAACATACATACAACTCTCGGGCATACACGCGCTTGTAAGCTAACTCCTGTAaagccacagaataactaatagttatcgtacagaaaattcactccttcacaaaagtcagatttaggtataaaatgacACCTATATCgctgcctgcaagcaaaattgaaacttataaccgcgcacgaaccgtaaatctcctttgcgcgccgcagttttatgaccgagctgtgagtgtcggcacggggttatcacttgacaagtttttataccttaagtctatttttttattcggtagactaaaatgacatttcatagtatgaaatgacacatgatgttcatactatgaaatgtcattttagtctaccgaataaaaaaatagactttatacccaccgatttattatttttaagataaatatgtaggaattacaaacgttgattatgtaaacatacattttttatccggagatagtatgtctgattctcacggaagtaagtttcgaagccattgtgtattttcaattttgcgcgagcgccacgtgacacgactatcgtgcacgccgagcggcagcccactgccatacgcctgtccgatgggcgcgccggccaaatgtacctaaactgcggagtgacacccccctgggcCCTATTTAATAAACGTTACAATTCGacaattttgtaaaaaagtaacatatttgttaaatttatgtACAAGTACTGTTTAATAAATCCTACAAATAAGTAAGAAGCTTACAAGTAAATAACTTACAATTATTACCATTACTAACATTGTTTAATGAACGTTTACATATGTAGAAAACACCTGTCGCTTTCAATTACAATATTGTACTTACAAAATTGCAATTGTGAAGTACAATTTACataaaatgtaagtttttttcTACAAGTTCTTAATGAATGAGGGTAGACTTATTTGTTACTCATtaagaaattattaaattgGTTTACCTATTGAAATCATGGAGAACAACaacaaaattacaattttatctCTAATATACGAGAACAAAGATATATTATTCGGCCGGTGACGCTTACTATTTTTAAGGATTTAAGCCATTTAAGGTTCTAgcgaaattggacattccattgtaaatattaaacaaccaatttaaatagtatataataatattccattaaatattctttatttaaataGAACCCTAAATTGCTCGACAATAGcggtacatacctactcgtacatctaggtatgtacttatgttgTGATTAAAGTATCTTGTTCAAGATCATGCcctatttttaaaagtaaatattcgACGGTAGTCTTGCTCACCCGAAATTTTTCGTTGAACGAAAAATCCGTTACATCAAAAGTAAAATGTATCCTTTTACGAAAAATTCGCCGATTCCGTTGAATTACTCGTACATATTCGTTATCACTATCTTCACTATTACTGTCACTACTTGTTGTTAGAACCCTGTTTTTCTTATTCAGATCGTACAGCACACTTCAAATCAAGTTTTGACACAGCATTAAACACCTGTcgtaattatattacaatttacaaaatatgtaaactTGTCAGTACAATTATGTGTTTAATAGAgtaaatttccatacaaaatagtAAACAATCACCTGTAAGgtgaaaatgtttattaaacagaattatgtaaaattgtacctaaaattatacaattttgtaaattttccaCTATGACAAATTTGtaacttataatttttattaaaccgAAACATGTAGAGTTGTAACCTGTCAGGTACAATCTACAATTTACaatttgtaatgtttattaAACAGGGCCCtggtaaagccccgtctccatatcgcgcggcaagctatcgaacattggctcgcgcggcagcc encodes the following:
- the LOC134653427 gene encoding persulfide dioxygenase ETHE1, mitochondrial codes for the protein MVTLTVGMKTAKAVRLLVQPAMQARFISTMDKGSNFFFRQLFDTASSTYTYILGDNSTREAILIDPVIEHAERDATLLTELGYKLVYAMNTHMHADHVTGTGKLKSLLPGIKSVIGANSGAQADIHLNDGGTVSVGSIKLLAVATPGHTNGCLTYICHDQAMAFTGDTLLIRGCGRTDFQEGSSESLYNSVHTKIFTLPDHYTLYPAHDYKGQTATTVGEEKKYNPRLTKNLKEFIKIMDNLNLPYPKMIDKALPANRVCGIY